The segment ATTAAACTGTAAACGGTTTGAGGTTCCATTAAGGAGGGGGTTCCGCCGCCAAAAAAAATACTACTGAGCGGTCTTTTTTGAGTTAAAGAAGCTGTTTGAAGTTCTTGAAGAAGAGCCTGTGTCCATATGGTGTGGTTTACCCGTTCTCTAACGTGAGAATTAAAATCACAATAAGGGCATTTCGAGACACAAAAAGGCCAGTGAATATAAAGTGCTAAAGGATCCATGCGTCTTTAGCTCAAAAATTAAATACTTAAAAGATGAGGAAGAAGGACTTTTTTTTGGGCTGCAATGAGTTCTTGTGTCCCTTGCCGTGCGAGCGCAAGCATTTCTAAAAAGAGAGACTCTTCAAAAGGCTCTTTTTCAGCTGTGCCTTGAATTTCGATAATGCTTCCTTGCCCTGTGAGAACAAAATTTGCATCTGCTTGAGCAACACTGTCTTCATTGTAATCAAGATCCAACACAGCCACTCCTTCATAAATTCCACAGGAAACGGCCGCAACAAAATCTTTTAAAGGATGGGTGGAAATCAATTTTTCATTCAAAAGTTTTTGAAAAGCAAGATAAAGTGCAACGTAAGCTCCTGTAATAGATGCCGTCCGAGTGCCGCCATCTGCTTGTAGGACATCACAATCTAATCGAATTTGACGTTCTCCAAAAGCGCCCATGTCTGTTACAGATCTTAAAGACCTTCCTATAAGTCTTTGAATCTCATGTGTTCTTCCGGTTTGTTTTCCTTTGGAAGCTTCTCGATCTGTTCGGCCATGGGTTGCGCGTGGAATCATTCCATATTCAGCTGTAACCCAACCTTTTCCTGTGTTTTTTAGAAAAGGAGGAACACGGTCTTCAATGGTTGCAAGACACAGGACGTGTGTATCTCCTAACTGAATTAAGCAAGAGCCTTCTGCATATTTAGAACATTGAATATCAAGGGTAACAGCTCGGAGCTCATTGGAACGTCGGGAAGAAGGGCGCATAAACAAAACTCATTATTAGATTTAAAAAAAACATAAGAGAGACATTGATTTTATAATGAGGCGCTTGAAAACTCTTTTCTTTAGAGAAGAGATGAGAGCGCCGATTTTAAAGTAGGTTGAAGAACTCATAAATCTTACTCAGAAAAAAAAT is part of the Pseudomonadota bacterium genome and harbors:
- the rph gene encoding ribonuclease PH; the encoded protein is MRPSSRRSNELRAVTLDIQCSKYAEGSCLIQLGDTHVLCLATIEDRVPPFLKNTGKGWVTAEYGMIPRATHGRTDREASKGKQTGRTHEIQRLIGRSLRSVTDMGAFGERQIRLDCDVLQADGGTRTASITGAYVALYLAFQKLLNEKLISTHPLKDFVAAVSCGIYEGVAVLDLDYNEDSVAQADANFVLTGQGSIIEIQGTAEKEPFEESLFLEMLALARQGTQELIAAQKKVLLPHLLSI